The following is a genomic window from Rhodothermales bacterium.
TCTACAACAGCCTCGGCCAGGTGGTAGAGACCCTCGTCCGTGGCTGGCAGACGCCGGGGCGTTACGCGGTGGACTGGTCGAGCACCGGCCGGGCCGCGAGCGGCGTCTACCATTACCGGCTCACCGCCGGGTCCTTCGCTTTTTCGGGATCCATGGTCCTCGTTCGATAACCGCATCGCCTGACATCCCCGAACATGCCCAGATTGCTCTCCCTCTCCGTTGCCGCCCTTGCGATGCTGACGTTCGCACGGCCGATTTCCGCGCAGGACCTCCAGGAAACGCTCAGCCAGGTCGGCGAGATCTACGCCCGCGCGTACGTCGATCCGCTGGCGGAGGCCCTCGGGGCCGACCTCAACACCGGGCTCTTCCACACGGCGCGTGTGGGCAACAACCGCGTCGGGCTTCATTTTTACCTCGGCGTGAAGGCTTCGGCGACGTTTCTGGCGAGCAGCCGGCAGTCGTTCGACCTGACGTACACCGGCACCGTGCCGCTCGCCTTCGACATTGGGAGCGAGACCGTCACCTTCGATGTGCCCGCGACGTTCACCGTCACCGACGCCCCGAGCATCTTCGGTGATGAAACGGCCGGCCTGGCGACTGTGAACGTCCGCTACGACACGACCTTCAGCACGCTGGGCCTCGTGCTGCCCGTCAGGTTCGACTCCACCCTTGCCCCCCGAGAGACCATCGGCGGGCTGCTCCGCACGGACGTCGCACCGCTGCTCGTCCCGCAGGCCGGCCTGGGCACCATCCTCGGTACCGACATCATGGTGCGCTGGCTGCCCACGATCACCGTCGCCGATGTCGGGTCTGTCGGGCTCTTCGGTTTTGCCGTTCGCCACAGCATCAACCAGTATCTGCCCGCGTTACCCGTCGATCTGGCCATCCAGGCAGCCTGGCAACATGTCCAGGTGGATGACGCCGACGACGCCTCGGTGATCGACGCGCGCACGTTTGCCGTCAACGCGGCCGTGAGTAAACGCATCGGCGTCCTCACCCTCTACGGAGGCGTGCAGACGGAGCGCTCCGATATCGAATTTGCCTACGAAGCGGCTGTGGACGGGTCGGACGTAGGGGTTTCCTCGATCCCCGTCCGATTCACTGTAAGCGGCGGCGGCCGGACGCGCGGCATCTTCGGGATGGGGCTGAGCCTCGGGCCGGTGCTGATCAACAGCGACATCAGCGTTGGGCAAACCACGGTGGTCTCGGCCGGCTTCGGGTTTGCGTTTTAAACGCGCTAACGCGTTGAACGTTGAACGTTTTTATGTTGAACGTTTTTATGTTGAACGTTTTTATGTTGAACATTGGTAATGCCCTTTTCTGGCACTTTTCGCCCCACGAATTGACGGTACGCTCGCATCAGGCCTGTGTCATCCTGAACACAGTGAAGGACCTTCGAGCGGCAGATGGCCATCGTCTGATGGAATGCTTCGGATCGCGACGGCCGGTCAGCTTCTGCCCAATGCAAGGATGGTTGCCGGTTTAATGTCTTCGCTGGCGCTGCTGATTCCGCAGTGATTCGGGGGGTCCCCCCGCCTTCGCGGGGGCAGGCTTTCGACAGGCTCTGGATGACAGGTTATAACGCGTTAACGTTCAACGCATTACAACGTAAACGCCAGCCCTCCGCCGATCTCTACGCCCGGGAAGCTGCCGAAGGTATAGACAAATCGGGAGGTGAGGCTGACCTCGGGCGTCAGGACGAATTCCTGGCCGGCGCCGATGTCGAACAGGGTGCGAGCATCAAACAGGTCGGTAGCCTCAAAGTATCTTCCCTGAGTAATGAGGGTGGCATACACGGTCTCCAGCACGCGGACGCGGTAGGACACAAGCAGCCGGCCCTGGGTAGGCTCCGTCCGGGGCGCCGGAACGGATATGCCATTGACGGGCAGGGCGCTCTTCCCCTTGTCGCGAAACCGCCCGAACACCCGGAGCTGGTTCGTCCCCAGTTGGCCGAGGGCCTGGAGCGAAACAGCGAGTTGGTCTCCGGTTTCGTACACATCCACATCGCCAAGTTGATCAGCCTGGTAAAGCGTATAGGTCACATCGGCGGAGAGCGCCCAGGCCTCGCCCAGGCGGACGTCGCCGCCGCCGGTGATGAGGAGTTCGTCGCCGGGTTTAAACGTATCCGCCATACCCACCAGCGGTTCAAAACGGCCCCGGTACTGGTAGGAAGCACCGATGCCGATCACCGCCTGATCGCCGGCTGGAATCGCAAGCGCCACCCCGGGCGACAGGTTCAGACCCTGGCCGAATACCGGCAGCCGAAACCCGTAGAAGTTCTGGCTCAGGAGCGACGAGGTTTCGAACTCCTCCTGCGTGAGAGCGCGTTTGCCGCTCGGCAGATTGGCGCTGAGGCTGAACACCGCGCTGGCCGCGCTAAGACGCTGGTAATACGAAAGTGCGATCTGCGCATCGCTGAACCCCTGCAAGGAGGCGACCTCGTCGCCGGACACCAGCGCGGGGCTGGCGGAGAACGACACCGCGAATGGCCGGCTCACCGGCACAAAAGCCGTAATGGGGAAGCTGACCTGCTGTAGCCGGCTGTCGGCGTCGGCGTCGGCGTATTGCTGGTACACCGCGCCGGTGGTGATCCGGATGGGGCGCGGGGCGCTGCCGATGTAGGCATCCTGGGCAAAAGCGACGGGCGCCACCGCCAGAAGGACGAACAGAAAGGCAAATCGCATGACGATGGGATTTCGCATACATGAGAAGTGGTTACGCGATGGTCAAAAACAAGCCATAAGTCAGTTTCCACACCGTAGAGACACGATACATCGTGTCTCCCTACAAGCCGAGCACTACGTCATAAGGATGAAACACGTCCAGGTCAGCACGACCACCGAGACACGATACATCGTGTCTCCCCGCCGTGCGTAACGCACATTAATTACCCGGCGGACGCGGAGGGTCGGGCAGGTTGATCCCCGAGCCCCCGGCATCGGGCCCCGGCTCGCGCGAGTCGTCGCCTGGGAAAAACCCATTGCCAATGATGGCGTTGAGCAAGGTGAGCCGTAGCGCCATCAGGTCCAGCGAAGCCTCCCCAGTAGCATCCGCGTCGGCTGACTCGGCGATAAATCCCTCGATCTCGAGATCCGCATCCGCCATCGCGCCGGCCTCTTCGGCCTTCACCACGGCTTGCG
Proteins encoded in this region:
- a CDS encoding DUF6588 family protein — its product is MPRLLSLSVAALAMLTFARPISAQDLQETLSQVGEIYARAYVDPLAEALGADLNTGLFHTARVGNNRVGLHFYLGVKASATFLASSRQSFDLTYTGTVPLAFDIGSETVTFDVPATFTVTDAPSIFGDETAGLATVNVRYDTTFSTLGLVLPVRFDSTLAPRETIGGLLRTDVAPLLVPQAGLGTILGTDIMVRWLPTITVADVGSVGLFGFAVRHSINQYLPALPVDLAIQAAWQHVQVDDADDASVIDARTFAVNAAVSKRIGVLTLYGGVQTERSDIEFAYEAAVDGSDVGVSSIPVRFTVSGGGRTRGIFGMGLSLGPVLINSDISVGQTTVVSAGFGFAF